The following coding sequences lie in one Arachis ipaensis cultivar K30076 chromosome B05, Araip1.1, whole genome shotgun sequence genomic window:
- the LOC107640379 gene encoding uncharacterized protein LOC107640379 yields MVTLTSYYAQANGQVEATNKILINLIKKQIGKKSHTWHETLSQVLWDYRNSPRGLTNMSPYKLLYGHDAVLPLEINLNTIRVMHQEELPVEDYWNAMFDELNNLDNKRFLALDHIIHQKENVARIYN; encoded by the coding sequence ATGGTGACTTTGACTTCGTATTACGCACAAGCAAATGGTCAAGTTGAAGCAACAAATaagattttaattaatttgattaagaAACAAATTGGCAAAAAATCTCACACTTGGCATGAAACTTTGAGTCAAGTGTTATGGGATTACCGAAATTCACCAAGAGGTTTGACAAACATGTCTCCTTATAAATTACTTTATGGCCATGATGCAGTTTTACCTTTAGAAATTAATCTTAATACTATAAGGGTGATGCATCAAGAGGAATTACCAGTTGAAGATTATTGGAATGCAATGTTTGATGAGTTGAACAACTTGGACAATAAGCGTTTCTTGGCACTTGATCATATTATTCATCAAAAAGAGAATGTGGCTCGCATATACAATTGA